The following proteins come from a genomic window of Triticum aestivum cultivar Chinese Spring chromosome 6A, IWGSC CS RefSeq v2.1, whole genome shotgun sequence:
- the LOC123129056 gene encoding receptor-like protein EIX1, with the protein MTKLALLVRGTAVLLCLLIFQVASTSHGQASGSGACIGSERDALLSFKASLLDPAGRLSSWQGEDCCQWKGVRCSNRTGHLIKLNLRNIDMEDYMRYYMYDYSDYNYPNRSRSLSLSAGEMSSSLATLQHLRYLDLSWNDFNGTSIPVFLSSLKNLRYLNLSTAGFSGRIPSQLGNLSKLQYLDISWNYYYYGNKSYILDLAWLPRLSLLSHLDMSYVDLGSARDWFQRVNMLPSLKVLRMSDCGLNGTVSATISISNLTHLEVLDVSCNTFRIPSQFGNLSKLQYLDVSWNYYSDVALAWLPRLSLLSHLDMSYVDLGSARDWFQRVNMLPSLKVLRMSDCGLNGTVSATISISNLTHLEVLDVSCNTFRIPSQFGNLSKLQYLDVSWNYYSDVALAWLPRLSLLSHLDMSYVDLGSARDWFQRVNMLPSLKVLRMSDCGLNGTVSATISISNLTHLEVLDVSCNTFRIPSQFGNLSKLQYLDVSWNYYSDVALAWLPRLSLLSHLDMSYVDLGSARDWFQRVNMLPSLKVLRMSDCGLNGTVSATISISNLTHLEVLDVSCNTFRIPSQFGNLSKLQYLDVSWNYYSDVALAWLPRLSLLSHLDMSYVDLGSARDWFRSVNMLPSLKVLGLSHCGLNSTMSASISLSNLTHLEVLDMSGNNFYTSLKHAWFWNLKSLKELQLSGSGWVGSIPSDLANMTSLEVIDLSFNQLVGLLPNKLENLCNLTRMRFNYNNIGSSIGEFMGRLPKCSWNKLQELSVCGGNMMGNLPTWIGNMTNLSVLEASENMLTGPLPVGLGALGNLEMLGLSYNKFSGVLLKEHFASLGNLKVLELSYNNFSSVKEQFASLGKLEQLDLSHNNLSGVLLKEHFAGLGNLKVLDLSYNNFNSVKEQFASLGKLENLDLSHNNLSGVLVKEHFAGLGNLKVLDLSYNNFNSVKEQVASLGKLEHLDLSHNNLSGVLLKEHFAGLGNLKVLDLSYNNFNSVKEQVASLGKLEHLDLSHNNLSGVLLKEHFAGLGNLKVLELSYNNFNSVKEQFASLGKLENLNLSHNNFRGVLLKEKFASLGNLKLLDLSYNKFSGVLFKEDFASLGNLEHLDLSYNNFSDFLLKERSTSLVNLKHMDLSHNKLDSVLVEEHFAGLLNLEYLDSLYNSLRFAIDKKWIPPFRLKVARFRSCLLGPNFPEWLKSQSNIEVLVLSNANLDDIIPDWFWVTFSQASFLQASGNKLHGSLPAQLPIKIVRLNLSSNSLSGSLPSELNAPLLEEFLLANNQFIGTIPSSICQLTKLKRLDLSGNQLTGDIMQCQKELVPNSTDQFGSDMLSLALNNNDLTGEFPKFLQRSSGLMFLDLSYNRLFGGLPEWLPQKMPHMKILRVRSNMFSGHIPKSLTSLHGLHYLDIAHNNMTGSIPWSLSNLKAMMTMVSQDTGDYIYEESIPVITKDQKRDYTFAIYQLLVVLDLSSNSLAGQVPEEITLLIGLTNLNLSNNQLTGAIPNQIGDLRQLDSLDLSFNEFSGAIPSSLSALTYLSHLNLSYNNLSGAIPSGQQLQALDNQMYIYIGNPGLCGDPVGRNCSTHDVEKSGLEDIDHMPSVFLGMSIGFVVGLWTVFCTLLMKRTWRAAFFRFVDMMYDMVYVQVAVRWAHMMEKNQDGAP; encoded by the coding sequence ATGACTAAGCTTGCGCTCCTCGTCCGAGGAACTGCAGTACTACTTTGTCTATTGATCTTCCAAGTAGCATCCACTTCCCATGGCCAAGCGAGTGGGTCGGGAGCCTGCATCGGCAGCGAGCGAGATGCGCTTCTGTCCTTCAAGGCAAGCCTCCTAGACCCTGCTGGCCGTCTCTCGTCATGGCAGGGTGAGGATTGTTGCCAGTGGAAGGGAGTCCGGTGCAGCAACAGAACGGGCCATCTCATCAAGCTCAACCTCCGCAACATCGACATGGAAGACTACATGCGCTACTACATGTACGACTACAGCGACTACAACTACCCAAACAGGAGCAGATCATTGAGCTTGTCGGCGGGCGAGATGAGCTCTTCTTTGGCTACTTTACAACACCTGAGGTATCTTGACCTGAGCTGGAATGACTTCAATGGCACAAGCATCCCTGTCTTCTTGTCTTCTCTCAAGAACCTAAGGTATCTCAACCTCTCGACGGCAGGATTCAGTGGGAGAATACCTTCTCAACTTGGCAATCTCTCAAAATTGCAATATCTTGATATcagttggaattattattattatggaaATAAGTCTTACATATTGGATCTTGCATGGTTGCCACGTCTCTCTTTGTTGAGCCATCTTGACATGAGTTATGTGGATCTTGGTTCTGCGAGGGATTGGTTTCAGAGAGTTAATATGCTTCCTTCTCTTAAAGTGCTTCGCATGTCCGACTGTGGACTCAATGGTACCGTGTCTGCTACTATATCAATTTCCAACCTCACACATCTCGAGGTCCTTGATGTGTCCTGTAACACCTTCAGAATACCTTCCCAATTTGGAAATCTCTCAAAGCTGCAATATCTTGATGTCAGTTGGAATTATTATTCTGATGTGGCTCTTGCATGGTTGCCACGTCTCTCTTTGTTGAGCCATCTTGACATGAGTTATGTGGATCTTGGTTCTGCGAGGGATTGGTTTCAGAGAGTTAATATGCTTCCTTCTCTTAAAGTGCTTCGCATGTCCGACTGTGGACTCAATGGTACCGTGTCTGCTACTATATCAATTTCCAACCTCACACATCTCGAGGTCCTTGATGTGTCCTGTAACACCTTCAGAATACCTTCCCAATTTGGAAATCTCTCAAAGCTGCAATATCTTGATGTCAGTTGGAATTATTATTCTGATGTGGCTCTTGCATGGTTGCCACGTCTCTCTTTGTTGAGCCATCTTGACATGAGTTATGTGGATCTTGGTTCTGCGAGGGATTGGTTTCAGAGAGTTAATATGCTTCCTTCTCTTAAAGTGCTTCGCATGTCCGACTGTGGACTCAATGGTACCGTGTCTGCTACTATATCAATTTCCAACCTCACACATCTCGAGGTCCTTGATGTGTCCTGTAACACCTTCAGAATACCTTCCCAATTTGGAAATCTCTCAAAGCTGCAATATCTTGATGTCAGTTGGAATTATTATTCTGATGTGGCTCTTGCATGGTTGCCACGTCTCTCTTTGTTGAGCCATCTTGACATGAGTTATGTGGATCTTGGTTCTGCGAGGGATTGGTTTCAGAGAGTTAATATGCTTCCTTCTCTTAAAGTGCTTCGCATGTCCGACTGTGGACTCAATGGTACCGTGTCTGCTACTATATCAATTTCCAACCTCACACATCTCGAGGTCCTTGATGTGTCCTGTAACACCTTCAGAATACCTTCCCAATTTGGAAATCTCTCAAAGCTGCAATATCTTGATGTCAGTTGGAATTATTATTCTGATGTGGCTCTTGCATGGTTGCCACGTCTCTCTTTGTTGAGCCATCTTGACATGAGTTATGTGGATCTTGGTTCTGCGAGGGATTGGTTTCGGAGTGTTAATATGCTTCCTTCTCTTAAAGTGCTTGGCTTGTCTCATTGTGGACTCAACAGTACCATGTCTGCTAGTATATCACTTTCCAACCTCACACATCTCGAAGTCCTTGATATGTCTGGTAACAACTTCTATACTTCACTCAAGCATGCATGGTTTTGGAATCTCAAAAGCCTTAAGGAGCTTCAACTCTCAGGGTCAGGCTGGGTAGGGTCCATTCCTAGTGATTTGGCAAACATGACGTCCCTTGAAGTCATAGACCTGAGTTTCAATCAGCTCGTGGGTTTGCTACCAAACAAATTAGAAAATTTGTGCAATTTGACAAGGATGAGGTTCAATTATAACAACATAGGTTCAAGCATAGGGGAGTTCATGGGGCGATTGCCAAAGTGCTCATGGAATAAACTGCAAGAATTGTCAGTGTGCGGTGGAAATATGATGGGGAATCTGCCCACTTGGATAGGGAACATGACTAATCTTAGTGTTCTTGAAGCATCTGAAAACATGTTGACTGGCCCTCTGCCTGTAGGACTTGGAGCACTGGGTAATTTGGAAATGTTGGGCCTCAGCTACAATAAGTTCAGCGGTGTGCTATTGAAAGAACATTTTGCAAGTTTAGGCAACTTAAAGGTTTTGGAGCTCAGCTACAATAACTTCAGCAGTGTGAAAGAACAATTTGCAAGCTTAGGCAAATTAGAGCAATTGGACCTTAGCCACAATAACTTGAGCGGTGTGCTATTGAAAGAACATTTTGCTGGTTTAGGCAACTTGAAGGTTTTGGATCTCAGCTACAATAACTTCAACAGTGTGAAAGAACAATTTGCAAGCTTAGGCAAATTAGAGAATTTGGACCTTAGCCACAATAACTTGAGTGGTGTGCTAGTGAAAGAACATTTTGCTGGTTTAGGCAACTTAAAGGTCTTGGATCTCAGCTACAATAACTTCAACAGTGTGAAAGAACAAGTTGCAAGCTTAGGCAAATTAGAGCATTTGGACCTTAGTCACAATAACTTGAGCGGTGTGCTATTGAAAGAACATTTTGCTGGTTTAGGCAACTTAAAGGTCTTGGATCTCAGCTACAATAACTTCAACAGTGTGAAAGAACAAGTTGCAAGCTTAGGCAAATTAGAGCATTTGGACCTTAGTCACAATAACTTGAGCGGTGTGCTATTGAAAGAACATTTTGCTGGTTTAGGCAACTTAAAGGTTTTGGAGCTCAGCTACAATAACTTCAACAGTGTGAAAGAACAATTTGCAAGCTTAGGAAAATTAGAGAATTTGAACCTCAGCCACAATAACTTCAGAGGTGTGCTCTTGAAAGAAAAATTTGCAAGTCTGGGCAACTTAAAGCTTTTGGACCTCAGCTACAACAAATTCAGTGGCGTGCTCTTCAAGGAAGATTTTGCAAGTTTAGGTAATTTGGAGCATTTGGACCTCAGCTATAATAACTTCAGTGATTTTCTTTTGAAAGAACGCTCAACAAGTTTAGTTAATTTAAAGCATATGGATCTTAGCCATAATAAATTAGATAGTGTGCTCGTGGAGGAGCATTTTGCAGGCCTATTGAATCTAGAGTATCTGGACTCATTGTACAACTCTTTGAGATTTGCTATCGACAAAAAATGGATCCCTCCCTTTAGATTGAAAGTTGCTAGATTCCGGTCATGCCTACTGGGCCCCAATTTTCCAGAATGGCTTAAATCGCAGTCAAACATTGAGGTTCTTGTTCTCAGTAATGCGAATCTGGATGACATTATTCCTGATTGGTTTTGGGTGACATTTTCCCAAGCTTCATTCTTGCAAGCATCAGGAAATAAATTGCATGGCTCATTACCGGCACAGTTGCCTATAAAAATAGTAAGACTGAACCTATCTTCAAACTCTTTATCTGGTTCATTGCCATCAGAGTTAAATGCTCCACTACTCGAAGAGTTTTTGCTTGCAAACAATCAATTCATAGGCACCATTCCGTCGTCTATATGCCAATTGACTAAACTGAAAAGGTTGGACCTATCAGGAAACCAGTTAACAGGAGATATTATGCAGTGCCAAAAGGAACTTGTTCCAAACTCTACAGATCAATTTGGCTCTGACATGCTGAGCTTAGCCTTGAATAACAACGATCTCACTGGTGAATTCCCTAAATTTCTTCAAAGGTCATCAGGATTAATGTTCCTTGATCTTTCTTACAACAGGTTATTTGGAGGACTGCCAGAATGGTTACCCCAAAAAATGCCACACATGAAAATATTAAGAGTGAGATCAAATATGTTCAGTGGTCATATTCCTAAGAGTCTCACTTCCCTTCATGGTCTTCATTATTTGGATATAGCACACAACAACATGACAGGAAGCATACCATGGTCTTTGTCAAACCTGAAGGCAATGATGACAATGGTGTCACAGGACACGGGTGATTATATTTATGAGGAGAGCATCCCAGTAATCACAAAGGATCAAAAGCGTGACTACACCTTTGCAATCTACCAGCTATTGGTTGTTCTTGATTTGTCAAGTAATAGTTTGGCAGGACAGGTTCCAGAGGAGATAACTTTACTCATTGGGCTTACCAATCTGAACTTGTCAAATAATCAACTCACCGGAGCAATCCCAAACCAAATTGGTGATTTAAGGCAGCTGGACTCACTTGACCTGTCCTTCAATGAATTTTCTGGTGCAATACCATCAAGTTTGTCAGCTTTAACTTATTTGAGCCACTTGAACTTGTCATACAACAATTTGTCCGGTGCAATACCATCCGGACAACAGCTACAAGCTCTTGACAACCAGATGTATATCTACATCGGTAACCCTGGTCTTTGTGGAGATCCTGTTGGCAGGAACTGCTCAACACATGATGTAGAGAAAAGTGGCCTCGAAGATATAGATCATATGCCATCTGTTTTTCTTGGCATGAGCATTGGATTTGTGGTGGGTCTGTGGACAGTTTTCTGCACTTTGTTGATGAAGAGAACATGGAGGGCTGCCTTCTTCCGGTTTGTTGATATGATGTACGACATGGTTTATGTGCAAGTGGCTGTAAGGTGGGCTCACATGATGGAGAAAAATCAAGATGGTGCACCATGA